The following are encoded together in the Roseobacter denitrificans OCh 114 genome:
- the truA gene encoding tRNA pseudouridine(38-40) synthase TruA, which produces MHRYALKVEYNGAPFVGWQRQKEHPTIQGAIERALGKIAPGPHTIAAAGRTDAGVHAIAQVAHCDLERDWDPFRLSEALNYHLKPAPIAITACTAVDAEWHARFSARQRQYLFRILCRRAPATHQKGLVWQVKQKLDVTAMREAAALLIGQHDFTTFRSTICQAESPVKTLDRLDVNEVDTPYGREIHFDVRARSFLHNQVRSFVGTLERVGAGSSTPQDVARALALRDRAACGPVCPPHGLYLAHVVYDRPPFEAERSI; this is translated from the coding sequence ATGCACAGATACGCCCTCAAAGTCGAATATAACGGTGCGCCCTTTGTCGGATGGCAGCGTCAAAAAGAACACCCCACCATTCAGGGGGCGATTGAGCGCGCGTTGGGCAAGATCGCGCCGGGCCCGCACACGATCGCGGCTGCAGGGCGCACGGATGCGGGTGTGCATGCGATCGCGCAGGTGGCGCATTGTGATCTTGAGCGCGACTGGGACCCCTTTCGTCTGTCGGAAGCGTTGAATTACCACCTCAAACCCGCGCCCATCGCCATCACCGCCTGCACAGCCGTGGACGCGGAGTGGCACGCAAGGTTTTCCGCGCGCCAACGTCAGTATCTGTTTCGCATCCTGTGCCGCCGCGCCCCGGCCACCCACCAAAAAGGGTTGGTGTGGCAGGTGAAACAGAAGCTTGATGTAACCGCCATGCGCGAAGCCGCGGCGCTGCTGATCGGCCAGCATGATTTCACGACATTCCGCTCCACCATCTGTCAGGCGGAAAGCCCGGTCAAAACGCTCGACCGGCTGGATGTGAACGAAGTCGATACGCCCTATGGCCGTGAGATTCATTTCGACGTGCGCGCCAGATCCTTCCTGCACAATCAGGTGCGCAGCTTCGTGGGCACGCTGGAACGGGTTGGGGCCGGGTCGTCCACACCGCAGGATGTGGCAAGGGCGCTGGCCTTGCGGGACCGCGCCGCCTGCGGGCCGGTTTGCCCGCCCCATGGCCTCTATCTGGCGCATGTGGTTTACGACCGCCCGCCCTTTGAGGCGGAGCGATCGATCTAA